ACCTGGTTTTCCAGGCGTAATCAGACACCAGTTAAAAGGAAAGAGCAGCAATCAGTATACTTTGGCTAGCAAAATCCAGAGTAACCCTTCCCTGGTCTAACCTCATGTACAGGCTATAGGCTGTTGATGACCTAGCATTGACATCTGGTTGAAATTATGTAATTACAACCAGATTACAACTAGTTTACAACCAAATTAAATTATATCATTACAACCGGTTTACAACCAACAGGTTGTAATTTGGTTGTAATGACGCCATTTCAAACAGTTTTTCCGGCTGGGTACCGTCCCCCTACTTTAGGGTTGGCATAGAGCAGGCCTCACCTGGTCTGTTCGTTGGAGAACTCAAGCTCGCCCTTTGTCTCCTCGTAGTCCACGCCGGCACGGGCGCTGCCATCCTCAGTGCGGTAGGGCAACATCACGGTGCCCCGCGAGCCAGAGTTCCGCACCACCGTCACCACCATCGTACCGGAGCTTTCGCTCACTCGCAGCACGCGCTCGCCGAACGTGAAGATGCCGGCGTGGTCGTCGTCCAGGATGGTAACCATGGCAACTAACGGCTCCACCAGCCGGCCCTTGGGTGGCGTTCCCAGTGAAACCTCGTTGCCGCCCTGATCCAGACGGAGATTCTGCAGCCGCACAAAGAAGTGCTCGTCTTCCTCGAAGACGTCGTCGTCCAAGATGCCCACCTGAAATGGACAGGGGACACACAAAAGGTTGTGTTGGGAATTACTGTATGCATTGAGACAATCTtatttaaatgcccagtgcagtcaaaaatgtgactTTCCtgggttttatatatatttccatgtAGGAATAATACTGTGATAATGCACTTTTTAGTGTGAGAGCTGTTGGAAATTTCAtgctgttttggtgggatggagttttggcctgcctgttgACATCACTCCAATAAgcaagagagttccaaacctttctgccaataacagctagtttttcccaccccactcagaccactcccagacagtcctagcaaaattcttccTTGAGAAATTGCTCCTGTTAATTAAGAAGTTATTTTTGTTCATTTTAGAGCATTTTGATGGagaacaatcacagtaaggtacttaattgttacccagaaatgatttgatattgaagtaaaaacagctgcattgtgCCTTTAATCTAATCTCATCTGAAATTATTTAAACTAATCTCTAATCCATCCAAGAGCAAGTTTTCCCTTGCCACTGTTGCCTCTTTTCGCTCTTTGGAGGTGCAGACAAGTTGCTCACAAGTACTGTACTAGTAAACTAGTAAATTGACTAGTAAACAAATACTAGTCAATGAGTTAGTTGATTGATTGTTTGGTTGATCGAAGTATTACTCAAAACTACAGTAAACAGCGACtattcacctccctcctctcataaTTTCCCaccctcttttcccctctccgtccttctctctcctctccatctaacCTTAATCTCCTTCCGACTCTCCCCTGGCTTGAACACCAGCGTCCCCTCGCTAAACTCATAGTCCGCCCCGGCATTTGCCGAGCCATTCTCCGTGTGGTAGTCCACATAGAAGGTGTGCTGCCCCATGCCACCCTCACAGATCACTGCTAGGCTCAGGGTACCACAGTTCTCTGTGCACTGGTACTGGGCACGCTCAAAGGACAGGTGGGTGCACGTGGCCCTGTCCTCTTTCTCCAGGGCTCCGCACTCCGTTGCGGCGGCTTTGCGTCGTGTGTGCTCGGCGGCATGCTTCTTGAGCACGTTGCCGGCACCGATCATCATGCGTGTGGCTTGGATGCGGTAAAAGGCGCGGCTCTTCCTCTGCTGCACCAGAGCTGAGTAGTTGGCCATCTCGATAAGCTGCTCCAGGTCTTTGTCCGGGTGCTTCTGCTTCAGGTCCTTCAGGATGCGTACCACCTAGGTTAGGTCACAACGTAAACACAATATTAACTAAATGTTAATACCAGGCTTAAACAAGGATAGCAAAATGATACCGCAATGTAAACACAATGTTAACACAATGTTTGAAATACAGCGTTAACCCAATGTTTTAAAAAAAGGAACAGCACCAGGGCCAAGACACGTAAAGGACCAATACCATCTCCCTGCCCACTCCACTCTCCTATAATGCTAAACTCTTCTGACTCGTCCTGACTATTCTCTTTCCTGATCTCCTGGCTCAGCCTACCTCATCTCTGTTCTGGTCCAGCTCCTTGCCTGTCTGAACAGAGACTGTGCAGACACTGGAGGAGTTTCCAGCAGTGGAATTGCTATCCGAGAACTTAGCGTCCATGATTACATCGATCCCCTTGGGCGCCAGGTCACCTTCCGTTTCCACAACAATGCCATGCCGCTTGTCGGCACGGTAACGCTTGTGCATGTACTTGTAGAAGAGCAGGCGGCGGTCGGCGATCCAAGCCAAGATCACACACACTGGGAAGTAGAGCAGAGTGACCAGAGCCTCCCACACCTGCAGAATTAACACACAACATTTCTATATAATATAAAAACACACAAATGCATACAAAATCTGTCTATAAACCCccgctgacacacaaacacacagacacacacacgcaaataaTACAGACCTCCACTACTCCCGGGGAGATGACAGCCAGGATGAGGTAGAGCCAGATGTAAGCGAAGATGCTCCAGAAGGCTGTGATGAAGAACACTCTCAGATGTTTGATCTTTCGCGACTCCCCGTCGGGgatgacccacacacacactccgatgATCACAAACATGTTGAAGGCAGCGCTGCCCACGATGGTGCCCGGTCCAAGCTCACCCGCGTCAAAGTTGTGACCACACACCTGCCAACAAGACAGCAAAGTTGAATAACAAAATAAGCTAGGGTTACGCTACCTCCATTAAGGTATCTGTCAATGGGGAACCCAGTCTAATTCAAGCAAATCAAGGGTCCGTCAGGTGTAGCATGTAGTACAAAGGGATTGTGGGGACACTCAGGGGTAGTGTGTAGAGCCCTGCACTGGCATGAATTTTAAGCCCGAGCCCTACCCATACTCGCAACgttcaggccctaccctacccaggccgATTGTTTCTGCCAAATTGAAGGCCCTGCCCGAAACCCAAGATCAGAAATAACTTCCTCCATTAGTAAATGCATTAGccgctcctctctgtctgtcactcgctCCCTGCGTGCAGGTTGAAGCACTTCTGACATCCTGTTATGATCTTACTCAGATATGACTACAGCGCAGGGGAGCAAGCGCAAATGGCTCAGCTTCAAAATGTTAGTGATCAATTTGTGATACCTGAGCCCTGCCCGTACCCTAGTTAGTGATGAAAGATACGACCTACCCAGCCCTAACCTGATGGGTTTGGGGCTTATGGGGAGTGGGGACACTGGGGGAGTGTTGCATATACTCTGGGGTGTGTAGTGATGAAGGTTTTGTGGGGTCACTAGCATACCTCGATGACAGAGAGAAGGATCTCTGGTGCAGAGGAGCCCAGGGCCATGAGCGTGAGGTTAGACACAGTCTCGTTCCAGATCCGCACAGTGGTCACTGATGTCTCCCCGTTGGGTTTGGTGATAGTCACCTCTTTCTCCTACAAAGACAAGGACACACATCACAGTTAGGGGAACATGCAGCTAGTGTTTTACCAATACAACAATTCAGTGATATCGCCTATGAGCTGATGCTAGAGGACAGTATTTCAAAAGTTCCAGAACTTTCACCAAAGTTGACAGGTTTTTCAGAAATCCCGGTCTGAGAAATCCCAGAATCATTTCTGCTAAATTTCTGAAAAACCTGGGAACTTTGGGGTAAGTTTTCAGAATCaccacaaaacaaaacaaagagaGAAGTGGTCACTGGTCACCTGGGAGGTGATGACCTCGATGGAGGCCATGAAACGGTCGGCGATGATGGACACACCCAGGAACATGTACATGAGGCAGGTAAAGTAGACTATCGCCCTCCCTGTCTGCTCTGCCAGTGGAGGGCTGAGTGGTAGCCACACAGGCAGCACAATGCCAGGTCTACACATCACCTTGTCTGTGCACGCCCGCTTGCCCCCTGTGGTGTTACCAGATGGGGAAGATTGGGTGCCTGCTACAGATGCCCGCTCCACCACCTGAGGCTTGGAATGGAAGGAAGAGGTGGCCGggtggggcaggaggaggaggatggagaggaggagtaggaaggatggGAGTGGGGGATACACAGGGTGGGGTCCCATGCTATCCCTGAGTTAGGTGGTGCCTGGGGTCACTGGGTAGGAACACTCTCCTGAgagaacattgagagagagagagagagagagagagagagagagagagagagagagagagaccaaaagaACAACAGGGGTTGAGGATGTGGCTCTCTAAATTGTTCACTAGGGTATATTAATAAGGTCTACAATACATTCAACTGTGCCACTCCCCACATACATGAATGCCATTTGGGTATTTCTGAGAttaattaaagggatagttcaccccaaaataaaaataaaatggttCCTATCCTAGCTACTTTAAAGTAGTTATTTTAACATTCTGAATGTCAGCAATGCTGCTATAATTAACATCTTATAAGTATTAGTATAATATTTATTgctattgtttgtttgttttgaa
Above is a genomic segment from Oncorhynchus masou masou isolate Uvic2021 chromosome 12, UVic_Omas_1.1, whole genome shotgun sequence containing:
- the LOC135550840 gene encoding sodium/calcium exchanger 2-like; its protein translation is MGPHPVYPPLPSFLLLLSILLLLPHPATSSFHSKPQVVERASVAGTQSSPSGNTTGGKRACTDKVMCRPGIVLPVWLPLSPPLAEQTGRAIVYFTCLMYMFLGVSIIADRFMASIEVITSQEKEVTITKPNGETSVTTVRIWNETVSNLTLMALGSSAPEILLSVIEVCGHNFDAGELGPGTIVGSAAFNMFVIIGVCVWVIPDGESRKIKHLRVFFITAFWSIFAYIWLYLILAVISPGVVEVWEALVTLLYFPVCVILAWIADRRLLFYKYMHKRYRADKRHGIVVETEGDLAPKGIDVIMDAKFSDSNSTAGNSSSVCTVSVQTGKELDQNRDEVVRILKDLKQKHPDKDLEQLIEMANYSALVQQRKSRAFYRIQATRMMIGAGNVLKKHAAEHTRRKAAATECGALEKEDRATCTHLSFERAQYQCTENCGTLSLAVICEGGMGQHTFYVDYHTENGSANAGADYEFSEGTLVFKPGESRKEIKVGILDDDVFEEDEHFFVRLQNLRLDQGGNEVSLGTPPKGRLVEPLVAMVTILDDDHAGIFTFGERVLRVSESSGTMVVTVVRNSGSRGTVMLPYRTEDGSARAGVDYEETKGELEFSNEQTSQTLQVCIVNVEEYEKQENFFIVLDEPKWLKRGISALLLNQGNPTPEEEDARRISEMGKPILGEHSRLEVIIEESYEFKSTVDKLLKDTNLAVVIGTHSWREQFIEAVTVSSGGDEEEGVERRMPNCFDYFMHIVTVFWKILFACVPPTEYWNGWACFVVSIIVIGLLTTVIGDLASHFGCTVGLKDSVTAVVFVALGTSIPDTFASKVAATQDQYADASVGNVTGSNAVNVFLGIGVAWSIAAIYWETKGQTFRVDPGSLAFSVTLFTIFAFINMGVLMLRRRPSVGGELGGPKVTKVLTTLFFFGLWFIYILFSSLEAYCHVKGF